The Euphorbia lathyris chromosome 2, ddEupLath1.1, whole genome shotgun sequence genome includes a window with the following:
- the LOC136218037 gene encoding 2-alkenal reductase (NADP(+)-dependent)-like, translated as MADEVRNQQVLLKNYVTGFPKESDMEIVTSSFKLDIPESTKDAVLVKNLYLSCDPYMRSFMNSNTNSSPYPSYHPGKPIRGFGVVKIVESTHPNYKKGDLGWGFTEWEEYTLILSPELLIKIDHTDLPLSYYTGILGMPGITAYGGFYEVCSPKAGEKVYVSAAAGAVGQLVGQFAKLMGCYVVGSAGTQQKVDLLKNKFGFDEAFNYKEEPDLNAALKRYFPEGIDIYFENVGGKMLDAVLLNMRTRGRIAVCGMISQYNTAQPEGICNLTSIIYKRVRIQGFVASDYFSEYAKFIDIVLPYLKEGKIEYVEDIVEGLEKAPAALVGLFTGQNVGKQVVVVSHE; from the exons ATGGCCGACGAAGTGAGAAACCAGCAGGTGCTATTGAAGAACTATGTGACTGGATTTCCCAAAGAGTCCGACATGGAAATAGTCACATCCTCTTTTAAGCTCGATATCCCTGAATCTACTAAAGATGCTGTCTTGGTCAAGAATCTTTACTTGTCTTGTGATCCTTACATGCGTTCCTTCATGAACTCTAATACTAATTCTTCCCCGTATCCTTCATACCATCCTGGAAAG CCTATTAGGGGATTTGGTGTGGTAAAAATTGTGGAATCTACACATCCAAATTACAAGAAAGGAGATCTGGGATGGGGTTTTACAGAGTGGGAAGAGTACACTCTCATTCTATCACCAGAGCTTCTAATCAAAATAGACCATACTGATTTGCCTCTTTCCTACTACACTGGAATTCTAG GCATGCCTGGAATCACGGCCTATGGTGGATTTTATGAAGTATGTAGTCCAAAGGCAGGAGAAAAAGTGTATGTTTCAGCAGCAGCAGGTGCAGTGGGGCAGCTTGTTGGCCAATTCGCTAAATTGATGGGCTGCTATGTTGTTGGAAGTGCTGGAACTCAACAAAAG GTGGATTTATTGAAGAACAAATTTGGGTTTGATGAAGCATTCAATTACAAAGAAGAACCTGACTTGAATGCTGCTTTGAAAAG ATACTTCCCAGAAGGAATAGACatatattttgaaaatgttgGGGGAAAAATGTTAGACGCAGTGCTTCTCAACATGAGAACACGTGGACGCATTGCTGTGTGCGGAATGATCTCTCAGTACAATACTGCCCAACCTGAAGGTATATGTAACTTGACCAGCATAATATATAAAAGGGTTCGGATACAAGGATTTGTAGCCTCTGACTATTTTTCAGAGTATGCAAAATTCATTGATATTGTGCTGCCTTACTTAAAAGAAGGAAAGATAGAATATGTGGAAGACATTGTGGAAGGTTTGGAGAAGGCGCCTGCTGCTCTTGTAGGTTTGTTCACTGGTCAAAATGTTGGAAAACAAGTGGTTGTAGTTTCCCACGAATAA